In Ascochyta rabiei chromosome 11, complete sequence, the following are encoded in one genomic region:
- a CDS encoding Torulene dioxygenase, which produces MDAWPNDAGFDTDYQELEPIPLPVKGSIPHYAAGVLYRTGPLGYKAKAKNGKTFAAKHWFDGFSAIHRFQIDFPGPKEPAKVSYRSRRTVDEYLEHVRATGKGEGLTFASKRDPCESLFKKVMGVFVPSRDNKNVGVTLSINMPGGGCIGNLEKSAVNGHTNGIQTLHAKTDNHMIKKIDPETLEPQGVAVQELLHPDLKGPISAAHAKSDPRTGDIFNFNLEFGRESTYRIFRTSFSTGNTDVLATFHGKPAYIHSLFLTENYVILCVWNSHFTGAGISLLYHQNMVQAIAPFDHNSKTIWYVIDRSQNRGLVTTHTSDAFFCFHSVNAWEEPSASNPSQTDIITELSIFENTDVIHRFYYDNLLSSLSTPDSEYASKKRLSCLPMQAQFRLPGVSAALHDGQPRDAQRLFLADKMVSLELPTINPSYLTRRHRYTYGCADRLKSSFMDGIAKFDNTTQTSIFWEQEGHTPGEPIFVADPKGSEEDDGVLLTVVLDGSVERSYLLVLNARDLEEVGRAEVPGPVAFGFHGAFKGLGTKYTGDV; this is translated from the coding sequence ATGGATGCTTGGCCAAACGACGCAGGATTCGATACTGACTATCAAGAACTTGAGCCTATTCCGTTGCCCGTCAAGGGTAGCATTCCACACTATGCGGCCGGTGTCCTATATCGGACAGGACCACTGGGTTACAAGGCCAAGGCGAAGAACGGCAAGACTTTTGCAGCAAAGCATTGGTTCGACGGCTTTTCCGCTATTCATCGCTTCCAGATAGACTTCCCTGGCCCTAAAGAGCCAGCAAAAGTCAGCTACAGATCTCGCCGTACCGTGGACGAGTATCTTGAACATGTTCGTGCAACCGGTAAAGGTGAGGGTCTCACATTTGCTTCGAAACGAGACCCATGCGAGAGCCTTTTCAAGAAAGTCATGGGTGTCTTTGTACCATCGCGCGACAATAAGAATGTAGGCGTGACGCTCTCAATCAACATGCCTGGAGGAGGCTGTATTGGCAACTTGGAGAAGTCGGCAGTCAACGGCCACACAAACGGCATTCAGACTCTCCACGCAAAGACCGACAATCACATGATCAAAAAGATAGACCCTGAGACGTTGGAGCCACAAGGTGTTGCTGTTCAGGAATTGCTACACCCTGATCTGAAAGGACCTATATCTGCTGCTCACGCCAAGTCCGATCCTAGAACGGGCGACATCTTCAACTTCAACCTGGAGTTCGGTCGTGAATCCACCTACCGCATCTTCCGCACTTCATTCTCTACAGGAAATACGGATGTCCTTGCAACCTTCCATGGTAAGCCAGCGTACATCCACTCGCTTTTTCTCACTGAAAACTACGTCATCCTCTGTGTTTGGAATAGCCACTTCACTGGGGCTGGCATCTCGCTTTTATACCACCAGAATATGGTCCAGGCCATCGCACCTTTCGACCACAACTCCAAGACAATATGGTACGTCATCGACCGCAGTCAAAATCGTGGGCTCGTGACCACCCACACTAGTGACGCTTTCTTCTGCTTTCACAGCGTCAATGCCTGGGAAGAGCCTTCGGCCAGCAACCCCTCCCAAACAGACATAATCACCGAGCTCTCCATCTTTGAGAACACCGATGTAATCCACCGTTTCTACTACGACAACCTGCTCTCCTCACTCTCCACTCCAGACTCAGAATATGCAAGCAAAAAGCGCCTCTCTTGTCTACCCATGCAAGCTCAATTCCGACTACCCGGTGTTTCTGCCGCTCTCCATGATGGCCAACCCAGAGACGCCCAGAGACTTTTCTTGGCGGATAAGATGGTCTCCCTTGAACTTCCTACCATAAACCCGTCCTATCTTACCCGTCGTCACCGCTACACGTACGGCTGCGCCGACCGTCTCAAATCCTCATTCATGGACGGGATAGCCAAGTTCGACAACACCACACAGACCAGTATCTTCTGGGAACAGGAGGGGCACACGCCAGGGGAGCCGATTTTCGTCGCCGACCCCAAAGGCAGCGAGGAAGACGATGGCGTGCTGTTGACCGTCGTTCTCGATGGCTCTGTCGAGCGGAGCTACCTCCTCGTTCTCAACGCGAGAGATTTAGAGGAGGTGGGCAGGGCAGAAGTACCGGGCCCTGTGGCTTTCGGGTTCCATGGTGCTTTCAAGGGACTTGGCACGAAGTACACGGGGGACGTTTGA
- a CDS encoding laccase, multicopper oxidase, benzenediol:oxygen oxidorectuctase has product MLPKIAKATALLAFLPAAASWALPGEAINLNTPSALKVPWKERGLYSDSAAVKSDGDGYSTRCNHGPAARSCWKDGYSVDTDMDLEWPTTGNVVKYRFEITNETMAPDGFERPMMVINGQYPGPTIEANWGDEIEVTVINHLENNGTGLHWHGMRQLGSNEMDGINGITECPIVPGGTKVYRFKATQYGTSWYHSHYSVQYGDGLTGPVIIHGPATSDYDIDLGVLPFTDWFHATAFTVNQATLHAKGPPTADNLLVNGSMTSTSGGQYAVTTLTPGKTHRLRLVNMGINNWVHVGIDGHPFTVIAADFTTLEPFQATSLNIAVGQRYDVIINATQAIGNYWLRVGTGGRCDGPNANAANIGSIIRYAGAKNANPNSTAAASLPAGCYDEVIVPHVKTNVPQKVPEELKLTFTDTGGKDGSDLVQWKIDGVPMLIDLDKPTLQTVFEGFTGNQTWGKTENVIEVGSSGHSWQYWVIQQDSATAPPVPHPIHLHGHDFFVLAQQANAVWSGDISTLKMNNPIRRDTATLPALGYLVLAFESDNPGAWLMHCHIPFHISAGLGVQFVERKDEILKSNGNLGAMQQGCADWQKFHREYYPNGILTEGDSGL; this is encoded by the exons ATGCTTCCAAAAATCGCCAAAGCTACAGCCCTCCTGGCGTTTTTGCCAGCAGCGGCGTCTTGGGCATTGCCCGGCGAAGCTATCAACTTAAACACGCCATCTGCTCTGAAAGTGCCATGGAAAGAAAGAGGTCTTTATTCTGACTCTGCTGCTGTCAAAAGCGACGGCGATGGCTACTCAACACGCTGTAACCATGGACCGGCGGCGAGGTCTTGCTGGAAGGATGGTTACAGCGTTGATACTGACATGGATCTCGAATGGCCAACGACTGGAAATGTTGTAAAG TACCGTTTTGAAATCACCAATGAAACTATGGCGCCTGATGGCTTCGAGCGACCAATGATGGTGATCAATGGCCAGTATCCGGGGCCG ACCATAGAAGCGAATTGGGGAGATGAAATCGAAGTGACAGTAATAAATCACCTCGAGAACAATGGAACTGGTCTCCACTGGCACGGGATGCGACAACTCGGATCAAACGAGATGGATGGCATCAATGGTATTACCGAGTGCCCCATCGTACCAGGAGGTACCAAGGTCTACAGATTCAAAGCCACGCAATATGGCACATCG TGGTACCATTCGCATTATTCCGTCCAGTACGGAGACGGTCTGACCGGCCCAGTCATCATCCATGGTCCTGCAACAAGCGACTATGACATTGACCTTGGAGTACTGCCCTTCACTGATTGGTTTCATGCAACAGCCTTCACAGTCAACCAGGCTACTCTCCACGCGAAGGGGCCACCGACTGCAGACAATTTGCTTGTAAACGGATCCATGACATCAACTTCAGGAGGACAGTACGCAGTAACGACTTTGACGCCAGGAAAGACTCACCGGCTTCGTCTCGTCAACATGGGCATCAACAACTGGGTCCACGTTGGAATTGACGGTCATCCTTTCACGGTCATTGCAGCAGATTTTACTACACTTGAGCCATTCCAGGCTACCTCACTCAATATCGCAGTTG GACAACGGTACGACGTCATTATCAACGCAACCCAGGCTATTGGTAACTATTGGCTCCGCGTTGGTACAGGTGGACGCTGTGATGGACCGAACGCAAATGCAGCGAACATTGGCAGCATCATCCGTTACGCAGGCGCCAAAAACGCAAATCCAAACTCAACGGCTGCGGCGTCTCTACCCGCCGGATGCTATGACGAGGTCATTGTTCCTCACGTCAAGACTAATGTTCCTCAAAAGGTACCCGAGGAGCTGAAGCTCACTTTTACTGACACCGGCGGCAAGGATGGCAGCGACCTTGTTCAGTGGAAGATCGATGGTGTCCCAATGCTGATCGACCTCGACAAGCCCACTCTGCAGACAGTTTTCGAAGGCTTTACCGGCAACCAGACCTGGGGCAAGACTGAGAATGTGATCGAAGTCGGTAGTTCAGGGCACTCA TGGCAATACTGGGTCATTCAGCAAGATAGCGCGACCGCGCCCCCTGTTCCTCATCCCATCCATCTGCACGGCCACGACTTCTTTGTATTGGCACAGCAGGCCAATGCAGTTTGGAGCGGCGACATCTCGACTCTGAAGATGAACAACCCAATTCGACGTGACACAGCTACGCTCCCTGCATTAGGATACCTCGTTCTCGCGTTCGAGTCGGACAACCCTGGTGCATGGCTG ATGCACTGCCATATCCCCTTTCACATTTCTGCCGGCCTTGGCGTCCAGTTTGTTGAGAGAAAAGATGAAATTTTGAAGAGCAACGGTAATTTGGGTGCAATGCAGCAGGGCTGTGCAGACTGGCAGAAGTTTCACAGGGAATACTACCCCAACGGGATATTGACTGAGGGTGATTCCGGACTATGA
- a CDS encoding Salicylate 1-monooxygenase, with translation MAQGWRRLDVGVIGGGIGGMSVAIALRRAGHNVTIYEKHDFAGEVGASVSCAANGTRWLHEWGVDVAKGDPVVLKKLINRDWKTGEPVSTFGLEDYEEKWGYAYNMFHRQYMHKMLRDCAMQEEGEGTPARLLVNHACESMDLKAGTITFKNGVHAKHDLLIGADGIGSAVRNILGIHPAKRPADSSCLHANVDTDQAVRLGLVDYSQNAALEYWGGQEGKWDKIVLSPCNGGKLLSYYCFFPREKGDYTTQAWGAEDRPVDELLAPYPELDAQVKAHLAIGIEVQPWRLWVHEPYPYIQKGNVCLLGDAGHPMMPHQSQGACMAIEDAAALGIIFNKSYFQGDVREALEVYEKVRLPRATRVQAAAAKAAYNINERIGFSANKDNCSTYKVANEKEKLTIEEMNAYDMYKDVEEKLTQVRGEKFLAPFISGLPIGLEMPNGVIVGA, from the exons ATGGCACAAGGCTGGCGACGACTCGATGTCGGTGTGATTGGAGGTGGGATAGGCGGCATGTCCGTAGCGATAGCTCTCCGCCGGGCTGGGCACAATGTCACCATCTACGAGAAGCACGACTTCGCCGGTGAAGTGGGTGCATCGGTCTCTTGTGCAGCAAACGGTACAAGGTGGCTACATGAATGGGGCGTTGATGTTGCGAAAGGGGACCCTGTGGTCCTGAAGAAGCTGATCAACCGCGACTGGAAGACTGGCGAGCCGGTGTCTACATTCGGCCTTGAAGACTACGAGGAGAAGTGGGGATATGCGTACAACATGTTCCATCGTCAGTACATGCACAAGATGCTGAGAGATTGCGCGATGCAAGAGGAGGGCGAGGGAACCCCCGCAAGATTACTCGTCAACCACGCT TGTGAAAGTATGGACCTCAAAGCTGGCACGATTACGTTCAAGAACGGCGTACATGCAAAGCACGACCTGCTTATTGGAGCAGACGGCATTGGCTCAGCTGTGCGCAACATTCTCGGGATACACCCCGCAAAGCGTCCTGCAGATTCCAGCTGTCTGCACGCTAACGTCGACACCGACCAAGCAGTCAGGCTCGGTCTCGTAGACTACTCACAAAACGCCGCTCTGGAGTACTGGGGTGGCCAAGAAGGCAAATGGGACAAGATCGTCCTCTCACCCTGCAACGGTGGCAAGCTACTCTCATACTATTGCTTCTTCCCTCGTGAGAAGGGCGACTACACAACGCAAGCGTGGGGAGCTGAAGACCGACCAGTCGATGAATTGCTCGCCCCTTACCCAGAACTGGATGCACAGGTAAAGGCGCACCTAGCGATTGGCATCGAAGTTCAGCCTTGGAGACTGTGGGTCCACGAGCCCTACCCATACATTCAAAAAGGCAATGTCTGTCTGCTTGGAGATGCAGGCCACCCA ATGATGCCACACCAAAGCCAAGGCGCATGCATGGCCATCGAAGACGCCGCCGCTCTCGGTATCATATTCAACAAATCCTACTTCCAGGGCGACGTACGCGAAGCCCTCGAAGTATACGAGAAGGTCAGGCTACCGCGTGCTACCCGCGTGcaagctgctgctgcgaagGCAGCGTACAACATCAACGAACGTATCGGCTTCTCGGCGAACAAGGACAACTGCTCGACTTACAAGGTCGCGAATGAGAAGGAGAAGCTCACCATCGAAGAGATGAATGCATACGATATGTACAAAGATGTTGAGGAGAAGTTGACGCAGGTTAGAGGGGAGAAGTTCCTTGCGCCGTTCATCTCTGGGTTGCCGATTGGGTTGGAGATGCCCAATGGTGTGATTGTTGGAGCTTGA
- a CDS encoding Rhamnogalacturonan acetylesterase, giving the protein MRFQSLLLSFLGVGLVASANVPTIWLAGDSTTAPDGGHNGTEGWGQYLKYSFGDRAFVNNSAYAGRSARSFTREGRFAKIAQALQPGDWVVIEFGINDAGAPQNGSTSTTGDKGRADCPGAGNQTCTVLFNNVTEVVQTFPTYVKAAARSFLDLGAAGIVIAEQLPTNVWESGNYSYISPVFAYYNMLATLELGGPSSNVFFVQHGGYAAQAQRLLGKTVVDAYYPMDHTHTAPFLADVHSQAFVLGLKCGTSPLASLVVNATARIEQARGPCLPANATIPI; this is encoded by the exons ATGAGATTTCAATCGCTACTTTTGAGCTTTCTTGGTGTGGGTCTTGTCGCATCGGCAAATGTACCGACGATTTGGCTAGCAGGCGACTCTACAACGGCTCCAGATGGCGGGCATAATGGCACAGAAGGCTGGGGCCAGTATCTCAAATACTCCTTCGGTGACCGAGCGTTTGTGAACAACTCTGCATATGCCGGAAGATCAGCGCGTTCA TTCACCCGCGAAGGTCGGTTTGCCAAAATAGCACAGGCGCTACAGCCAGGTGACTGGGTCGTCATCGAGTTCGGCATTAACGATGCCGGTGCTCCCCAAAACGGATCCACCAGCACGACCGGTGACAAAGGTCGAGCAGATTGTCCTGGCGCTGGAAACCAGACTTGTACCGTGCTCTTCAA TAACGTGACGGAAGTCGTTCAAACTTTCCCGACATATGTGAAAGCAGCGGCTCGTAGCTTTCTTGACTTGGGAGCAGCTGGTATCGTCATTGCTGAGCAGCTTCCGACGAATGTTTGGGAATCGGGCAATTACTCGTACATATCGCCGGTGTTCGCTTATTACAACAT GCTGGCCACTCTTGAGCTCGGAGGCCCAAGTTCCAACGTGTTCTTTGTCCAGCACGGAGGTTACGCTGCTCAAGCACAAAGACTTCTCGGAAAGACTGTTGTTGACGCATATTATCCAATGGATCATACACACACGGCGCCGTTCCTGGCGGACGTA CACAGCCAGGCATTTGTTTTGGGTCTGAAGTGTGGGACAAGCCCTCTTGCCAGCCTGGTTGTGAATGCTACTGCGCGGATCGAGCAGGCAAGAGGACCGTGTCTGCCTGCGAATGCCACGATTCCAATCTAA
- a CDS encoding S-(hydroxymethyl)glutathione synthase, translated as MAPSIHPSVDNGIKKGDSDFAGGKLYCHCPNNKVEVTLGSNVAHNHACGCSKCWKPSGALFSVVGVIPTDKVNVTANGDKITIVDETAAIQRNACRECGVHLYGRIVNEHPFKGLDFVHTELSDTKGWQEPQFAAFVSSIIEQGFHPKGMDEIRQKFKKEGLETYDVLSPALMDLIATHTAQQSGKLPAKL; from the coding sequence ATGGCACCATCAATTCACCCATCTGTCGATAACGGCATTAAGAAGGGCGACTCGGACTTCGCTGGCGGAAAGCTGTATTGCCATTGCCCCAACAATAAGGTCGAAGTGACTCTTGGCTCGAACGTCGCTCACAATCACGCCTGCGGATGCTCGAAATGCTGGAAGCCCTCCGGAGCACTATTCTCTGTCGTCGGTGTCATTCCCACTGATAAAGTCAACGTGACCGCCAACGGCGACAAAATCACCATCGTCGACGAGACCGCCGCCATCCAGCGCAATGCATGCAGAGAGTGCGGTGTGCATTTGTACGGTCGCATCGTCAACGAACATCCTTTCAAGGGCCTGGACTTTGTGCATACCGAGCTCAGCGACACCAAGGGTTGGCAGGAGCCTCAATTCGCTGCGTTCGTGTCGAGTATCATCGAGCAGGGGTTCCATCCTAAGGGAATGGACGAGATTCGCCAGAAGTTCAAGAAGGAGGGTCTCGAGACGTACGACGTGCTCAGCCCAGCACTGATGGACCTTATTGCGACACACACTGCTCAGCAAAGCGGAAAGCTGCCGGCGAAGTTGTAG
- a CDS encoding secretory subunit, giving the protein MSGTDYNYDEQGQFFPYFILTITTLVTIPATISFFKPSKELENTGTTLESDFTPEHADLIQGQRKKQKRAERKTKRGILMLGGWSLNALMIYLIYVTARTVTKIWDPYEVLGISRSADEKAIKKHYRKLSIVLHPDKAREDPSKNITIQSINDHWVDVTKAYKALTDEEIRNNYIQYGHPDGKQSFSIGIALPQWLVTEGSGKYVLLVYAVLLGVILPYMVGKWWYGTQKLTKEKVLVASAGKIFREYDNEQGETGVIGALSTGEEFNEVFSGHKAENGLSKLEQKALGEPGSVIAQVLTKKDRQKLDDLEDSRRRKVLTLLWAYLGRIELEDETLNDEKFEVAPIAIRLNEAYTSIALAYGSTKAVLSAYHTSQNLIQALRPGASPLEQLPHFTPAIASAAEAEHAKTHLTIQEFMKVPEGQRRARIGGLLSQEQYSTAMSVASRIPVFTVEKAFFKVVGERFVTPSSLVQFVLKGRFIASGASDVPEVNPKDLLDIDPEEGDVAAITGRKNDRSGEKPIQPPLAHAPYYARDHAPRWHIFLADSKQGRIAVPPFTFSTFDKAILDESGSPTYNVQTLKMQFGAPPQAGSYTFVMHMICDSYIGMDTKMEVTLVVEDASKAEDVEEEGEISEPDEDTIAGQMRALKDGTPAPKKKRTDDDSSDSDTEGDVESESETDTDTDSDDE; this is encoded by the exons ATGTCCGGGACAGACTACAACTACGATGAGCAG GGACAATTCTTCCCCTACTTCATCCTTACGATCACGACACTGGTCACCATCCCCGCCACAATCTCTTTCTTCAAACCGAGCAAAG AGCTCGAGAACACGGGAACAACACTCGAATCAGACTTCACACCCGAACATGCCGACCTCATCCAGGGACAGcgcaagaagcagaagcgAGCAGAGCGGAAGACGAAGCGGGGGATCCTGATGCTTGGTGGCTGGTCGCTCAACGCGCTGATGATCTATCTGATCTACGTTACGGCACGGACAGTCACAAAGATCTGGGATCCCTACGAGGTTCTCGGTATCTCCAGG TCAGCAGACGAGAAGGCGATCAAGAAGCACTACCGAAAGCTGTCGATTGTGCTGCACCCCGACAAAGCGCGCGAGGATCCGTCGAAGAACATTACGATACAGTCCATCAACGACCACTGGGTAGACGTCACCAAAGCGTACAAGGCGCTCACCGATGAGGAAATCCGTAACAACTACATCCAGTACGGTCATCCCGATGGCAAGCAAAGCTTCAGCATCGGTATTGCTCTCCCCCAGTGGCTAGTGACGGAAGGCTCGGGCAAATACGTCTTGCTTGTCTACGCAGTCCTACTTGGTGTCATCCTGCCTTACATGGTTGGAAAGTGGTGGTACGGGACACAAAAGTTGACCAAGGAGAAGGTTCTCGTCGCGAGTGCTGGCAAGATCTTCCGCGAATATGACAACGAGCAGGGCGAGACTGGTGTCATTGGAGCTTTGAGCACAGGAGAGGAGTTCAACGAAGTCTTCAGCGGCCACAAGGCAGAGAACGGTCTGTCCAAGCTAGAGCAGAAGGCCCTCGGCGAACCGGGCTCGGTCATTGCGCAAGTACTCACCAAGAAGGACCGTCAAAAGCTGGATGACCTGGAAGATAGCCGAAGACGCAAGGTTCTGACACTGCTATGGGCATATCTCGGCCGGATTGAGCTCGAGGACGAGACTCTGAACGATG AGAAGTTCGAGGTCGCTCCCATTGCCATCCGTCTGAACGAAGCCTATACGTCCATCGCACTTGCCTACGGTAGCACCAAGGCTGTTCTCTCCGCATACCACACATCGCAGAACCTGATTCAGGCATTGCGACCCGGCGCTTCTCCTCTGGAACAGCTGCCGCATTTTACACCCGCAATTGCGAGCGCAGCCGAGGCCGAGCACGCAAAGACACACTTGACCATCCAGGAGTTTATGAAGGTACCCGAGGGACAGCGCAGGGCGCGCATCGGTGGTCTTCTGTCGCAGGAACAGTACAGCACAGCCATGTCCGTAGCGTCGCGGATACCCGTCTTTACCGTGGAGAAGGCCTTCTTCAAGGTTGTAGGAGAGCGCTTTGTCACACCGAGCAGCTTGGTTCAGTTTGTCCTAAAGGGCCGCTTCATCGCATCCGGTGCCTCTGATGTTCCCGAGGTCAACCCCAAGGACCTGCTCGACATTGACCCCGAGGAAGGTGACGTCGCCGCCATCACTGGCCGCAAGAACGACCGCTCCGGCGAGAAGCCCATTCAGCCTCCTCTCGCACACGCACCATACTATGCCCGCGACCACGCACCTAGGTGGCACATCTTCCTCGCCGACAGCAAGCAGGGCCGCATTGCAGTCCCGCCTTTCACCTTCTCCACGTTCGACAAGGCCATCCTCGACGAGAGCGGCAGCCCCACATACAATGTCCAAACGCTTAAGATGCAGTTCGGTGCCCCACCCCAGGCCGGCAGCTACACCTTCGTCATGCACATGATCTGCGACAGCTATATTGGCATGGACACAAAGATGGAAGTCACGCTTGTTGTAGAGGACGCGAGTAAGGCCGAAGACGTTGAAGAGGAGGGAGAAATCAGTGAGCCTGATGAGG ACACAATCGCTGGCCAGATGCGCGCCCTCAAGGATGGAACTCCTGCacccaagaagaagaggaccGATGATGATTCCAGCGACAGTGATACAGAAGGCGACGTGGAGTCAGAGAGCGAGACCGATACCGATACCGATTCAGACGACGAGTAG